One window of Phycisphaeraceae bacterium genomic DNA carries:
- a CDS encoding nitrous oxide reductase family maturation protein NosD → MTRRTTPEIARLPRLACLARASVIVATMAAPRGVWAFHQLADQAVDHAAPASRTPANAGPSARHEPGEIGRRIAAASPGDTVIVPAGIYREHLLVDKPVALIAEAGAVIDGGGSGDIVEITAPDVTIRGFVIRNTGIDLDKENAAIRITAPRAVIEHNTLEDILFGIDLREAPDSRVAFNRVGGKRLDIARRGDGLRLWRSDRSVIESNTIHDGRDAILWYSKGIVVRNNVGYDCRYGLHLMFSDDVTITGNEFSRNSVGIYLMYSTGVEITGNRLIRNRGPSGYGIGLKETDQFSVRDNAIVGNRSGVYIDGSPFTDKRPGEFTRNTIAYNDVGFTFLPSARGNELTDNNFIDNIDQVAIAGRGSLDANRFWKGERGNFWSDYTGYDQNGDGIGDFVHESQTLFENMMDKEPKLRLFLFSPAQQAIEFVGRALPAVRPEPKFVDEVPLMSPVLIDIPSRAGSTNSHIGVVGLVMGIAGAGVVLGAGRLCPLVALTTRLASRRSPRTTAGEAT, encoded by the coding sequence CCACGCCTCGCGTGCCTCGCAAGGGCCAGCGTGATCGTCGCCACGATGGCGGCCCCACGGGGCGTGTGGGCGTTCCACCAGCTGGCCGACCAAGCCGTCGACCACGCGGCCCCCGCTTCTCGCACGCCCGCAAACGCCGGCCCCTCGGCTCGCCACGAGCCGGGGGAGATCGGCAGACGCATCGCTGCCGCAAGCCCCGGCGATACGGTCATCGTCCCCGCTGGCATCTACCGTGAGCATCTCCTGGTCGACAAGCCAGTCGCCCTGATCGCTGAGGCGGGCGCCGTGATCGACGGTGGCGGCAGCGGAGACATCGTCGAGATCACGGCTCCCGACGTGACGATCCGCGGTTTCGTCATCCGAAACACCGGCATCGATCTCGACAAGGAGAACGCGGCGATCCGTATCACCGCCCCTCGGGCCGTCATCGAGCACAACACGCTCGAGGACATCCTCTTCGGCATCGACCTCCGCGAGGCCCCCGACAGCCGCGTCGCCTTCAACCGCGTCGGCGGCAAGCGCCTCGACATCGCCCGGCGCGGCGACGGCCTGCGGCTCTGGAGGTCGGACCGGAGCGTGATCGAGTCGAACACCATCCACGACGGTCGCGACGCGATCCTCTGGTACTCCAAGGGGATCGTGGTCAGGAACAACGTCGGTTACGACTGTCGCTACGGCCTCCACCTGATGTTCAGCGACGACGTGACGATCACCGGCAACGAGTTCTCACGCAACTCGGTCGGGATCTACCTCATGTACAGCACGGGCGTGGAGATCACTGGCAACCGGCTGATCCGAAACCGAGGCCCGAGCGGGTACGGCATCGGCCTGAAGGAGACGGACCAGTTCTCCGTTCGCGACAACGCGATCGTCGGGAATCGATCCGGGGTCTACATCGACGGCTCTCCCTTCACCGACAAGAGGCCCGGTGAGTTCACCCGCAACACCATCGCGTACAACGACGTGGGGTTCACGTTCCTCCCCTCGGCCCGGGGCAACGAGCTCACGGACAACAACTTCATCGACAACATCGACCAGGTCGCCATCGCCGGGCGCGGGTCGCTCGATGCCAACCGCTTCTGGAAGGGCGAGCGAGGGAACTTCTGGAGCGACTACACCGGCTACGACCAGAACGGCGACGGCATCGGCGACTTCGTCCACGAGTCCCAGACGCTCTTCGAGAACATGATGGACAAGGAGCCGAAACTCCGGCTCTTCCTGTTCAGCCCGGCCCAGCAGGCGATCGAGTTCGTCGGTCGCGCTCTGCCCGCCGTGCGGCCCGAGCCCAAGTTCGTCGACGAGGTGCCGCTGATGTCCCCGGTCTTGATCGACATCCCCTCGCGCGCGGGTTCCACCAACTCACACATCGGCGTGGTCGGTCTCGTGATGGGTATCGCCGGCGCCGGCGTGGTGCTCGGCGCGGGCAGATTGTGCCCGCTCGTCGCGCTGACGACGCGTCTTGCATCCCGTCGCTCGCCACGAACGACCGCTGGAGAAGCCACATGA
- a CDS encoding ABC transporter ATP-binding protein encodes MITIRNVTKRFGRNAAVDDVSLELAPGDSVAVWGPNGAGKSTLIRCLLGLHRHKGVITVNGHDTRKRGKLARASIGYVPQEIGFYDDLVVGEALRHFARLRGIRRVDIGQTLQAVGLKGQQGKRVRDLSGGMKQRLALAIALLGDPPVLVLDEVTASLDACGREEFMTFLSRLSGSGRTMLFASHRVDEIAALAQRVAIMEAGRLVAVTDVSAFASTHGAGAFVHLMLSPPNRPRAMDVLASNGFEPRLNGIGIIVPVRTDQKAAPVSLLARASITVEDMEIITRAAADAHASARP; translated from the coding sequence ATGATCACCATCCGGAACGTGACCAAGAGGTTCGGACGGAACGCGGCGGTCGACGATGTCTCGCTCGAACTCGCTCCCGGCGACAGCGTCGCCGTCTGGGGTCCGAACGGCGCTGGCAAGAGCACGCTGATCCGCTGTCTCCTCGGCCTGCACAGGCACAAGGGCGTCATCACCGTCAACGGGCACGATACTCGCAAGCGCGGCAAGCTCGCCCGCGCCTCCATCGGATACGTCCCCCAGGAGATCGGCTTCTACGACGACCTGGTCGTCGGTGAGGCACTCCGGCACTTCGCCCGTCTGCGCGGCATCCGGCGAGTGGACATCGGGCAGACACTTCAAGCCGTCGGACTGAAGGGACAGCAGGGCAAGCGGGTGCGAGACCTTTCCGGCGGCATGAAGCAGCGGCTCGCCCTCGCCATCGCGCTCCTCGGCGATCCGCCCGTGCTCGTGCTCGACGAGGTCACCGCCAGTCTCGACGCGTGCGGGCGCGAGGAGTTCATGACTTTCCTGAGCCGTCTCTCCGGGTCGGGTCGGACCATGCTCTTCGCCTCCCACCGAGTGGACGAGATCGCGGCGCTCGCTCAGCGCGTGGCGATCATGGAAGCCGGACGCCTGGTCGCGGTCACGGACGTGTCGGCCTTTGCCTCGACCCACGGGGCGGGAGCGTTCGTCCACCTGATGCTCTCACCACCCAACCGGCCTCGGGCCATGGACGTGCTCGCGAGCAACGGCTTCGAGCCCCGGCTGAACGGCATCGGCATCATCGTGCCGGTCAGGACGGACCAGAAGGCCGCGCCCGTTTCGCTGCTCGCCCGCGCGAGCATCACCGTCGAGGACATGGAGATCATCACTCGCGCCGCGGCGGATGCGCACGCTTCCGCTCGCCCATGA